A genomic window from Clostridium aceticum includes:
- a CDS encoding EutN/CcmL family microcompartment protein, translating into MIIGRVIGNVWATRKDESLNGLKLLVVETIDYGRNQTKEPFVAIDSVGAGIGDQVLVVKGSSARKVLQREDAAVDATVVGIIDEVEVTLQNNS; encoded by the coding sequence TTGATTATTGGCAGAGTAATCGGTAATGTATGGGCCACTCGAAAGGATGAAAGCTTAAATGGACTAAAACTTCTAGTGGTTGAAACTATAGATTATGGTAGAAATCAAACGAAAGAACCTTTTGTAGCTATAGACAGTGTAGGTGCTGGCATTGGAGATCAAGTACTGGTGGTAAAGGGAAGCTCAGCTAGGAAGGTTCTTCAAAGAGAGGATGCAGCTGTGGATGCGACAGTAGTGGGTATCATAGATGAAGTGGAAGTTACATTGCAAAATAACAGTTAG